Proteins encoded within one genomic window of Setaria italica strain Yugu1 chromosome IV, Setaria_italica_v2.0, whole genome shotgun sequence:
- the LOC111257077 gene encoding zinc finger CCCH domain-containing protein 43-like, with product MADGAEPVAVEELEATGALAGALVGAGHGLTGGGPGLSDVDSPDCLAREEPTDLAGGYTEVSNRFYQMTGIYLSKMQLKNKWDKLKTKLSAWNRLMKRQTGTGWDRTKGVIDMDDEWWRKARKDIPGCGGFRTKPLQNVDDLTIMFGDIINDETNHWNPMTSNPIIPQNDDTPIEVDLDVGENLDGGGDDIHVYPTEEDNGGVAVNDIEEVSPSIGNAKRRSRVVIDKGKKAKTGTALVIQEKLSEIAEQAKAFTSRKVGEVTVEQVMDLVLDCGAGYDTDEHFIATEFFVKKDQRDMFMTLPTKDIRFGWLTRKFNAKYGN from the exons atggcCGACGGTGCAGAACCCGTGGCCGTCGAGGAGTTGGAGGCGACCGGCGCCCTGGCCGGCGCCCTGGTTGGGGCCGGGCATGGCCTCACGGGGGGCGGCCCTGGCTTGTCCGATGTCGACTCCCCGGATTGCCTCGCTCGTGAAGAACCCACTGACTTGGCCGGAG GCTATACAGAAGTGTCAAATAGGTTTTATCAGATGACAGGAATTTATCTTAGCAAGATGCAATTGAAAAACAAGTGGGATAAGTTGAAGACAAAATTATCAGCATGGAATAGATTAATGAAGAGGCAAACAGGAACAGGTTGGGATAGAACAAAGGGTGTGATTGACATGGACGATGAgtggtggaggaaggcaagAAAG GATATCCCAGGATGCGGCGGGTTCAGGACAAAACCTCTGCAAAATGTGGATGATTTGACCATTATGTTTGGTGACATCATTAATGATGAAACAAATCATTGGAACCCTATGACTTCGAACCCTATCATACCCCAAAATGATGACACTCCTATTGAAGTAGACCTTGATGTTGGTGAGAACCTTGATGGTGGTGGGGATGATATTCATGTGTACCCAACAGAAGAAGATAATGGAGGTGTTGCTGTGAATGACATTGAGGAGGTATCTCCATCCATTGgcaatgcaaaaagaagatcgaGGGTTGTCATAGACAAAGGAAAGAAAGCAAAAACAGGAACCGCACTTGTGATTCAAGAAAAATTGAGTGAGATAGCTGAACAAGCCAAGGCTTTCACATCAAGAAAGGTTGGCGAAGTTACTGTTGAACAAGtaatggatcttgttttggatTGTGGAGCGGGGTATGACACCGATGAGCATTTTATTGCTACTGAGTTTTTTGTGAAGAAAGATCAAAGGGACATGTTCATGACACTTCCAACTAAGGACATTCGATTCGGTTGGCTTACGAGGAAGTTCAACGCCAAATACGGGAACTGA